Proteins found in one Triticum aestivum cultivar Chinese Spring chromosome 4D, IWGSC CS RefSeq v2.1, whole genome shotgun sequence genomic segment:
- the LOC123098688 gene encoding protein STRUBBELIG-RECEPTOR FAMILY 6 (The sequence of the model RefSeq protein was modified relative to this genomic sequence to represent the inferred CDS: added 90 bases not found in genome assembly): MGTRRRGGGMPGAASLLLLACCCFCVWPHNQILVAATTDATDLTALNTLFTSLNSPGQLKGWQVNGGDPCGESWQGITCSGSSVTAIKLPSLGLSGNLGYNMNTMSSLVEIDMSQNSLGGGQAIQYNLPTAKLERLNLAGNQFGGELPYSIFSMNNLKYLNLNHNQLQGKMTDVFSNLGSLTTVDLSFNSLTGDLPEGLSSLSSVKTLYLQNNQLTGSINVLADLPLSDLNVANNRFTGWIPSQLKKINSLQTDGNSWTTGPAPPPPPFTAPPSNRRKSPAKKDNGSSSSDGKSGISGGAVAGIVISLLVVGAIIAFFVIKRKRKSKREEHFEQHQPFTSFPSNEVKDTKPFEESTTIDVDSLASPASVGLKPPAKIERNKSFDDDDDFSSKPVARKSSTKPIKAVVYSVADLQIATDSFSMDNLVGEGTFGRVYRSQFNDGKVLAVKKLDCTVIPFQSSEDFVELVSNISILHHPNLNELVGYCMEHGQHLLVYDFHRNGSLHDLLHLSDEYSKPLSWNSRIKIALGSARALEYLHEVCSPSVVHKNFKSSNILLDSEYNPHVSDAGLASFIPDAEFQTAEQSAGCTAPEVDMTGQYTMKSDVYSFGVVMLELLTGRKPFESSKPRSEQSLVRWASPQLHDIDALDRMVDPALKGLYPAKSLSRFADVLALCVQAEPEFRPPMSEVVQALVRLVQRANMTKKMLDGDASRRGDDQDQDFI, translated from the exons CAAATCTTGGTCGCCGCCACCACCGACGCCACTGACC TTACTGCTCTCAACACGCTCTTCACTAGCTTGAATTCTCCTGGGCAGCTCAAAGGCTGGCAAGTGAACGGCGGTGACCCTTGCGGGGAATCGTGGCAGGGCATCACTTGCTCAGGATCGTCGGTTACAGCAAT caaactgccaagcttggggctGTCCGGGAATTTGGGCTACAATATGAATACCATGAGTTCATTGGTCGAGAT TGATATGAGCCAAAACAGCCTTGGTGGTGGACAAGCGATACAGTACAATCTCCCCACAGCTAAGCTTGAGAGGCT CAATCTCGCAGGAAACCAGTTTGGTGGAGAGTTGCCCTACTCGATTTTCTCGATGAATAATCTTAAGTATTT AAATCTTAACCATAACCAGTTACAAGGAAAAATGACCGACGTATTTTCCAACCTTGGTAGCTTGACAACAGT GGATCTCTCCTTTAATTCTCTTACTGGTGACCTACCAGAAGGTTTAAGTTCACTGTCAAGTGTTAAGACTCT ATATTTGCAGAACAATCAGTTGACCGGTTCTATCAATGTCCTAGCTGATCTTCCCCTTTCTGATCT GAATGTTGCAAATAACCGCTTCACTGGTTGGATTCCTAGTCAGCTTAAGAAGATAAATAGTCTACA gactgatggtaattctTGGACTACGGGAccagctccaccgccaccgccattTACAGCTCCACCTTCAAACCGTCGGAAGAGCCCAGCTAAAAAAGACAATGGTTCATCATCTTCTGATGGAAAGTCTGGAATAAGTGGCGGAGCTGTAGCGGGCATTGTCATATCTTTGCTGGTCGTCGGAGCAATTATTGCATTTTTTGTGATAAAAAGGAAGCGCAAATCTAAAAGGGAAGAGCACTTTGAACAGCACCAGCCATTCACTTCATTCCCTTCAAACGAAGTTAAAG ACACGAAGCCTTTTGAAGAGTCAACCACAATAGATGTGGACTCTTTGGCTTCCCCTGCTTCAGTTGGTCTGAAGCCACCTGCCAAGATTGAACGCAACAAGTcattcgatgatgatgatgacttctcAAGCAAACCCGTCGCAAGGAAAAGCAGTACAAAACCTATAAAGGCAGTTGTTTATTCAGTTGCAGATCTACAAATAGCAACAGATAGCTTCAGCATGGACAACCTTGTTGGAGAGGGTACTTTTGGACGTGTCTACAGGTCACAGTTCAACGATGGAAAG GTTTTGGCCGTGAAGAAACTAGATTGTACTGTAATACCATTCCAATCATCTGAAGACTTTGTTGAACTGGTCTCAAACATTTCGATTCTGCACCATCCGAATCTCAATGAGCTTGTGGGCTATTGCATGGAACATGGACAACACTTGCTTGTGTATGATTTCCACAGGAACGGATCACTTCATGATCTACTTCATCTTTCAGACGAATACAGCAAGCCACTTAGCTGGAACTCCCGCATTAAGATCGCACTAGGCTCTGCCCGTGCACTGGA GTATCTTCATGAAGTATGTTCTCCATCCGTCGTTCACAAGAATTTCAAGTCATCCAACATTCTGCTCGACTCAGAATACAACCCACACGTTTCAGATGCTGGACTTGCAAGCTTTATTCCTGATGCTGAGTTCCAG ACAGCAGAACAGAGTGCCGGGTGCACTGCCCCAGAGGTGGACATGACTGGCCAGTACACAATGAAGAGCGATGTCTACAGCTTTGGGGTCGTCATGCTAGAGCTTTTGACGGGACGCAAACCATTCGAAAG CTCCAAGCCTAGGTCAGAGCAGTCACTCGTGCGGTGGGCGTCTCCCCAGCTCCATGACATCGATGCGTTGGACAGGATGGTGGATCCTGCGCTCAAGGGCCTGTACCCTGCCAAGTCTCTGTCCCGATTCGCTGACGTGCTCGCCTTGTGTGTCCAG GCTGAGCCAGAATTCAGGCCACCGATGTCGGAGGTGGTGCAGGCGTTGGTCCGTCTCGTGCAGAGGGCCAACATGACGAAGAAGATGCTCGACGGCGATGCTTCCCGCCGAGGCGATGACCAGGACCAGGATTTCATATGA